The Euphorbia lathyris chromosome 3, ddEupLath1.1, whole genome shotgun sequence genome contains a region encoding:
- the LOC136222462 gene encoding centromere-binding protein 1-like, producing the protein MEGDNNSDDDELVFEDDDLGWVMVAKASGAEEDVYRTRAKGKSATPTPSANVTKTYVRGNTSSSRSKANPPRVVRNEVHDEDDDEYQVEDEEEEEYKDDEVEDLDGDIDLDEELDLEDEDA; encoded by the coding sequence ATGGAGGGAGATAATAATAGTGATGATGATGAGCTTGTATTTGAGGATGACGATTTGGGTTGGGTTATGGTTGCTAAAGCTAGTGGAGCGGAAGAAGATGTCTACCGTACTAGGGCAAAAGGCAAAAGTGCTACCCCCACCCCAAGTGCTAATGTCACAAAGACATACGTTAGAGGAAACACCTCCTCTTCCCGGTCAAAAGCCAATCCTCCTCGAGTTGTTAGAAATGAGGTCcatgatgaagatgatgatgagtatcaagttgaagatgaagaagaagaagaatataaGGATGATGAAGTGGAAGATCTTGATGGGGATATAGATCTTGATGAGGAGTTGGATTTGGAGGATGAAGATGCTTGA
- the LOC136222461 gene encoding uncharacterized protein — translation MSILPIQAQGSTSSSSSDSISPNPNSTHGSSLPPSSLSSQFQSMPFSVPPQSPLAQSGLLAPAAEDSGGSSKKVNDLRIHNGREKFSRQNGETNRHQGFGSAQSKGKLSETSPSPRGHQSNSPTNSQGGIAQSCGRRAQTMNANHLLNFHYDPISQPQPRAPPPRRQQKIKPYNKDLFLQANYKFVVLDTGNHAPELVDPDKMLRWEDIICVKYSTPLPVQCPICLEYPLCPQITSCGHIFCFPCILQYLLMGKEDHKGDCFKRCPLCFVMISQKELYTINIENVNQYCVGDTIDFMLLTRQKDSFTPSRKSKPQMDTILICNDDICDPFSKFTFTSDLELSVRKAISDLDCWLAKADSGLVDDLEKLPYVCAAMEQLEQRKKYWNEQGMCANGRNYKDATNQKQVREILSTADVICAYHDGSSCRCITQSLDSKDANKGLDCVKLDVVESLEGQEPISPSLYDENKSSRKIANGSRDVKDNDSYNFYQAVDGQHLILHPLNMKCLLHHYGSYDKLPHRVGGKILQLETVTQTEAIRRRYRYLSHFSLTTTFQLCEIDLNEVLPPESLFPFMDEVKKREKQRKQLAKKERKDKIKAEVADAAYSLPVLSSWGHSSHDNSPKFSMDDFEALGGNSPMSSSPPLVGERILFSNVTRLGFAAAPDSPALKVEENKALSSSKVTNSSSGASGTPTFANVTSRVKSVENLDPPKINETGKKGKKPSRVLMSTAGGRRY, via the exons ATGTCCATCTTGCCCATCCAAGCTCAAGGTTCCACTTCGTCTTCCTCTTCTGATTCAATCTCTCCAAACCCTAATTCCACCCATGGCAGCTCCCTCCCTCCCTCTTCCCTCTCCAGCCAATTCCAATCCATGCCATTCTCTGTTCCTCCTCAATCTCCACTTGCTCAATCAg GCCTATTGGCTCCAGCTGCAGAAGATTCTGGTGGATCTTCCAAAAAg GTGAATGATTTGAGAATTCACAATGGAAGAGAAAAATTTTCCCGACAAAATGGAGAGACAAATCGCCATCAAGGGTTTGGTTCTGCTCAGTCCAAAGGGAAACTGTCAGAAACCAGTCCTTCTCCTCGAGGTCATCAAAGTAATAGTCCTACCAACAGTCAAGGAGGCATCGCTCAATCATGTGGGAGAAGAGCACAGACTATGAATGCAAACCATTTGCTGAATTTTCATTACGATCCCATTTCGCAACCTCAGCCAAGAGCGCCTCCTCCAAGGAGGCAGCAGAAGATAAAGCCTTATAACAAGGATTTGTTCCTTCAGGCTAATTACAAATTTGTTGTGTTAGATACAGGGAATCATGCTCCTGAATTGGTGGATCCTGATAAGATGCTGAGGTGGGAGGATATAATTTGTGTGAAGTATTCCACTCCACTGCCAGTGCAGTGTCCAATCTGTTTGGAATATCCTCTGTGCCCCCAGATAACATCATGTGGTCATATTTTTTGTTTCCCATGTATTCTTCAGTACTTACTAATGGGCAAGGAGGATCACAAGGGTGATTGTTTTAAAAGATGCCCCTTATGTTTTGTGATGATATCTCAGAAGGAGTTGTACACCATCAATATTGAGAATGTTAATCAGTACTGCGTTGGTGATACCATAGATTTCATGCTTCTAACTCGACAAAAAGATTCATTCACTCCGTCTCGAAAAAGTAAACCCCAGATGGATACTATACTGATTTGTAACGATGATATATGTGACCCCTTCTCAAAGTTTACATTCACCTCTGATTTGGAACTTTCCGTGAGAAAAGCAATATCAGATTTGGATTGTTGGTTAGCAAAAGCTGATTCGGGGCTTGTAGATGACTTGGAGAAGCTTCCTTACGTTTGTGCTGCAATGGAGCAATTAGAACAGAGGAAGAAATATTGGAATGAGCAAGGGATGTGTGCCAATGGTAGAAATTATAAGGATGCCACCAATCAAAAACAAGTTCGAGAGATATTGTCAACTGCAGATGTCATCTGTGCTTATCATGATGGTTCTAGTTGCAGATGTATAACACAATCTCTTGATTCCAAAGATGCAAATAAAGGGTTGGACTGCGTGAAGTTGGACGTGGTTGAATCATTAGAAGGCCAAGAACCAATTTCACCATCGCTATACGATGAAAACAAGAGTTCACGGAAAATTGCAAATGGATCAAGAGATGTTAAGGACAATGATTCGTACAATTTCTACCAG GCAGTTGATGGTCAGCACCTCATTCTTCATCCACTAAACATGAAGTGTCTTCTACACCATTATGGGAGTTATGATAAGCTCCCACACAG GGTAGGTGGAAAAATCTTGCAGTTGGAGACAGTGACTCAAACGGAAGCAATAAGAAGGCGCTATCGTTATTTAAGTCATTTTTCTTTGACAACAACCTTTcaa CTATGTGAAATTGATTTGAATGAGGTCCTACCTCCTGAGTCCCTGTTTCCATTCATGGATGAGGTAAAAAAGCGTGAGAAGCAGCGGAAGCAACTTGCCAAAAAG GAACGGAAGGATAAGATCAAAGCTGAAGTTGCTGATGCTGCATATTCTCTGCCTGTTCTATCCAGTTGGGGACACTCCTCACATGACAACTCTCCTAAATTTTCCATGGACGACTTCGAAG CTCTTGGAGGTAACAGTCCCATGTCTTCAAGCCCTCCACTTGTTGGGGAGAGGATACTGTTCTCAAATGTCACTAGGCTTGGTTTTGCTGCTGCCCCTGATTCTCCAGCCTTGAAAGTTGAGGAAAACAAGGCTTTGAGCAGCAGTAAAGTGACAAATAGTTCTTCTGGTGCATCAG GTACACCAACATTTGCCAATGTAACATCCAGAGTGAAATCGGTAGAAAATTTGGATCCACCCAAGATTAATGAGACTgggaagaaaggaaagaaaccaAGTCGAGTCCTTATGTCGACAGCAGGTGGTCGGCGCTACTGA